One part of the Pandoraea faecigallinarum genome encodes these proteins:
- a CDS encoding helix-turn-helix domain-containing protein, whose protein sequence is MQTNPLALFGDHLARLRKARGWSQEKLALESGLARSYVSGIERGRRNVALVNICVLADTLGVPTSEMLRFAPNAAGAEDAAAPSARTPLPQISRSLCKLENRDQVWLAEIIRSLSSRLSHAAPPGTGGACASTSTHAAALLEDGGGADGDEGADGRDGARETRDEIRDEVRDESVCEAYDGRSPRCLNGSRDAEDVDVPGAAHQPPPAIGDPVRESGVPMATARPRAPDDAVRDAARRWHANDDE, encoded by the coding sequence ATGCAAACGAATCCACTCGCGCTGTTCGGAGACCACCTGGCCCGCTTGCGTAAGGCCCGCGGCTGGTCGCAGGAGAAGCTTGCGCTCGAGAGCGGTCTGGCACGCTCGTATGTCAGCGGCATCGAACGCGGTCGACGCAACGTTGCGCTGGTCAATATCTGTGTGCTCGCCGATACGCTGGGCGTGCCAACGTCGGAAATGTTGCGTTTCGCGCCAAACGCGGCGGGCGCGGAAGACGCCGCCGCGCCCTCGGCACGCACCCCGCTGCCGCAGATCAGCCGCTCGCTGTGCAAGCTCGAAAATCGCGATCAGGTCTGGCTCGCGGAAATCATTCGCAGTCTCAGTTCCCGTTTGAGTCACGCCGCGCCGCCGGGCACGGGCGGCGCCTGCGCGTCGACGAGCACACATGCCGCGGCCCTTCTCGAAGACGGGGGCGGCGCCGATGGGGACGAGGGAGCCGATGGGCGTGACGGGGCCCGCGAAACACGCGACGAAATACGCGACGAGGTGCGCGACGAGAGCGTTTGCGAGGCATACGACGGCCGCAGCCCGCGGTGCCTGAATGGGTCCCGGGATGCCGAGGATGTCGACGTGCCCGGCGCTGCACACCAGCCTCCCCCTGCTATCGGCGATCCCGTACGCGAGAGCGGCGTACCGATGGCGACAGCCCGCCCTCGCGCGCCCGACGACGCCGTACGCGATGCGGCGCGCCGGTGGCACGCGAACGACGACGAATGA
- a CDS encoding DMT family transporter: protein MVNFILPLAAVLIWSANVIVNKLAVGHIFPAEIAFLRWFAAGLILTPFALPKLWRARRDFVPHMAQYATLGVLGMALYQGIAYSAAHYTSATNMGIILALLPLTTLGLAVMLLGDALSAGALAGGLLSIGGVLLVVSHGSWLHLADQGIGVGDAMMVVAMLAYALYCVLLRKWRLSLAPLPSLYAQIMFAVIALLPFYLISEKAGVSLDNLPELAFAAIPVSIVAPFIWMIGVARIGPRRATVVINLVPIFTALIAAFGLGEHLAVYHLVGGTLILMGVALGENWHLPIRKAREPSPPVTDKLGSVR from the coding sequence ATGGTCAATTTCATTCTGCCGCTGGCCGCAGTGCTCATCTGGTCGGCCAACGTGATCGTCAACAAGCTCGCCGTCGGTCACATCTTTCCTGCGGAAATCGCCTTCCTGCGCTGGTTCGCGGCCGGGCTGATTCTCACGCCGTTCGCGTTGCCCAAGCTGTGGCGCGCACGTCGCGACTTCGTCCCTCACATGGCGCAATACGCCACACTCGGTGTGCTCGGCATGGCGCTCTATCAGGGCATTGCCTATTCGGCAGCGCATTACACCAGCGCGACCAACATGGGGATCATTCTGGCATTGCTGCCGCTCACCACGCTGGGACTGGCCGTCATGCTGCTGGGCGATGCACTGAGCGCCGGTGCGCTCGCCGGCGGTTTGCTGTCCATCGGCGGGGTGTTGCTCGTCGTGAGTCACGGCTCGTGGCTGCATCTCGCCGATCAGGGCATTGGCGTGGGCGACGCGATGATGGTCGTCGCCATGCTTGCGTACGCGCTTTACTGCGTGCTGCTGCGCAAATGGCGCCTGTCGCTCGCGCCGTTGCCCTCGCTCTATGCGCAAATCATGTTCGCCGTTATCGCGCTGCTGCCGTTCTATCTGATTTCGGAAAAAGCGGGCGTCTCGCTGGACAACCTGCCGGAGTTGGCCTTTGCCGCCATTCCCGTCTCGATCGTCGCACCGTTCATCTGGATGATTGGCGTTGCCCGCATCGGACCGCGCCGCGCCACCGTCGTCATCAATCTCGTGCCGATCTTCACCGCACTGATTGCTGCCTTCGGTCTGGGCGAGCATCTCGCGGTCTATCACCTCGTGGGCGGCACGTTGATTCTGATGGGGGTCGCACTCGGCGAAAACTGGCATCTGCCGATTCGCAAAGCGCGTGAACCGAGCCCGCCCGTGACGGATAAATTGGGAAGCGTCCGATAA
- a CDS encoding porin yields MNQRPHSTTGLRTLALAATLTLLALPASVRASNVSLYGTIDSGFVHANHTAQSGGPESFSGITSNIIGGSRWGLRGTESLGRGLTALFQVESGFNAVNGSLGNGGLAFGRKAIVGLKGAQWGEVTIGRQYDPVVNLVQGLTADGYFGGFFATPGDVDNYDNGARINNSVRYATPNFGGLQFEGMYATGNVAGKTGAGRSYGLAGAYSNGPVALAAGYYFADGGSNRGRPGMNGDWPYRQWTSSAGSLFNSPINAGFRTASKVHIARIGGKYAVGPAILGLSYSNAQYTSDAMSLFSGTAKFDTVNAFATYALTPAINTGIGYSYTRLRSNGAIGAHYNQFNAGVTYALSKRTSTYVIGGYQQAVGTTLSQGRAVEASASVGSYGIDAGARTQLLVGMGLKHSF; encoded by the coding sequence ATGAACCAACGTCCACACTCGACCACCGGCCTGCGCACGCTCGCGCTCGCCGCAACGCTCACGTTGCTTGCACTGCCTGCAAGCGTCAGGGCAAGCAACGTCTCTCTCTACGGCACGATCGACTCCGGTTTCGTGCACGCCAACCACACCGCGCAATCCGGCGGCCCCGAGTCGTTTTCCGGCATCACGAGCAACATCATCGGCGGCAGCCGTTGGGGTCTGCGCGGCACCGAGTCGCTCGGTCGCGGCCTCACCGCGCTGTTCCAGGTCGAAAGCGGCTTCAACGCGGTCAACGGCAGCCTGGGCAACGGGGGCCTGGCATTCGGCCGCAAGGCCATCGTCGGCCTGAAGGGCGCGCAATGGGGCGAGGTCACGATCGGCCGTCAATACGATCCGGTCGTCAACCTCGTGCAGGGCCTGACCGCGGACGGCTATTTCGGCGGTTTCTTCGCCACGCCGGGCGACGTCGACAATTACGACAACGGCGCGCGGATCAACAACTCGGTCCGTTACGCCACACCGAACTTCGGCGGTCTGCAATTCGAGGGCATGTACGCGACGGGCAACGTCGCGGGAAAGACTGGCGCGGGGCGTTCCTACGGCCTCGCGGGTGCTTACAGCAATGGGCCGGTCGCCCTCGCGGCAGGCTACTACTTCGCCGATGGCGGCAGCAACCGCGGCCGCCCCGGCATGAATGGGGACTGGCCGTATCGCCAATGGACCAGTAGCGCCGGTTCGCTGTTCAACTCGCCCATCAACGCCGGGTTCCGTACGGCAAGCAAGGTGCACATTGCGCGCATCGGCGGCAAGTACGCAGTGGGCCCTGCGATTCTCGGTCTGTCGTATTCGAACGCCCAATACACCAGCGATGCAATGTCGCTGTTCAGCGGCACGGCGAAGTTCGACACTGTCAACGCCTTCGCGACCTACGCGCTCACCCCAGCCATCAATACCGGTATCGGCTACAGCTATACGCGCTTACGATCGAACGGCGCCATCGGTGCACATTACAACCAGTTCAATGCGGGGGTGACTTACGCCCTGTCCAAGCGCACGTCCACTTACGTCATCGGGGGTTATCAGCAGGCTGTCGGCACAACCCTGAGCCAAGGCCGTGCCGTGGAAGCCAGCGCGTCCGTGGGTTCGTATGGCATTGACGCCGGTGCACGCACCCAGTTGCTCGTCGGCATGGGACTGAAGCACAGCTTCTGA
- a CDS encoding acetyl/propionyl/methylcrotonyl-CoA carboxylase subunit alpha, whose amino-acid sequence MFDKILIANRGEIACRVAATAARLGIRTVAVYSDADAHAKHVAVCDEAVHVGGAAARESYLRVDAIIAAARATGAQAIHPGYGFLSENEAFAAACHDAGIVFIGPPVGAIHAMGSKSAAKTLMEGAAVPLVPGYHGDNQDPAFLHARADEIGYPVLLKASAGGGGKGMRVVEHSDAFRAALASCQREAASSFGDERVLVEKYLTRPRHIEIQVFADTHGNCVYLFERDCSVQRRHQKVLEEAPAPGMTDERRRAMGEAACNAARAVGYVGAGTVEFIANQDGSFYFMEMNTRLQVEHPVTEMITGLDLVEWQLRVAADEVLPRRQDELRIHGHALEARIYAENPDNNFLPSTGTLSTLRPPAAVQFDIGSATSPAAVRIDSGVREGDTISPFYDPMIAKLIVWGQDRDEALARMRRALGQYRVVGVQTNIAFLGRLVASEPFSGADLDTGLIERHRDTLFPAAAPVPATTLALAVAAQLSRETVVGLRKYQDSIDRDSPWQLATGWRLNGDYRRTMSFDHGETRLDVVLTSGAQASTLTIDNQTYPYRYTHDAGVYRVTLGERRIQGHVDFEHETAHVFADGQSWTLRWHDPLAQAGAQEGGEGRLTAPMPGKVIAVLAAAGTKVEKGAPLLVMEAMKMEHTISAPADGEIEEVLYAVGDQVPEGAQLLAFKR is encoded by the coding sequence ATGTTCGACAAGATCCTCATCGCCAACCGCGGCGAAATCGCCTGCCGTGTGGCCGCGACAGCCGCACGTCTGGGCATCCGCACGGTGGCCGTCTACTCCGATGCCGATGCGCATGCCAAGCACGTCGCCGTGTGCGACGAAGCCGTGCACGTGGGCGGCGCCGCCGCACGCGAGAGCTACCTGCGCGTCGACGCGATCATCGCGGCCGCCAGGGCCACCGGCGCGCAGGCCATCCATCCGGGCTACGGCTTCCTGTCCGAGAACGAGGCGTTCGCCGCCGCGTGTCACGACGCGGGCATCGTCTTCATCGGCCCGCCGGTCGGCGCCATTCACGCCATGGGCAGCAAGAGCGCGGCCAAGACACTCATGGAAGGGGCGGCCGTGCCATTGGTGCCGGGCTACCACGGCGACAATCAGGACCCCGCATTCCTGCACGCGCGCGCCGACGAGATCGGCTACCCGGTGCTGCTCAAGGCGAGCGCCGGCGGCGGCGGCAAAGGCATGCGCGTGGTCGAGCACAGCGACGCCTTCCGCGCCGCGCTGGCCTCTTGCCAGCGCGAGGCCGCCAGCAGCTTCGGCGACGAACGCGTGCTGGTGGAAAAGTATCTGACGCGTCCGCGCCACATCGAGATTCAGGTGTTCGCCGACACGCACGGCAATTGCGTCTATCTGTTCGAGCGCGACTGCTCGGTGCAGCGCCGCCACCAGAAAGTGCTGGAAGAAGCCCCCGCGCCGGGCATGACCGACGAGCGCCGCCGTGCCATGGGCGAAGCCGCGTGCAACGCCGCGCGTGCCGTCGGTTACGTGGGGGCGGGCACGGTCGAGTTCATCGCCAATCAGGACGGTTCGTTCTACTTCATGGAGATGAATACGCGTCTTCAGGTGGAGCACCCGGTCACGGAGATGATCACCGGTCTCGATCTGGTCGAATGGCAACTGCGCGTGGCCGCCGACGAAGTGCTGCCGCGCAGGCAAGACGAACTGCGCATTCACGGCCATGCCCTCGAAGCGCGTATCTATGCCGAGAATCCGGATAACAACTTCCTGCCGTCGACGGGCACACTCTCCACGCTGCGTCCGCCCGCCGCGGTGCAGTTCGACATCGGCAGTGCGACATCGCCGGCGGCGGTGCGTATCGATTCGGGCGTGCGCGAAGGCGATACCATCTCGCCGTTCTACGACCCCATGATCGCCAAGCTGATCGTCTGGGGACAGGATCGCGACGAAGCGCTCGCCCGCATGCGTCGTGCGCTTGGTCAATACCGCGTGGTCGGCGTGCAGACCAACATCGCGTTTCTCGGACGCCTCGTCGCCAGCGAACCGTTCTCGGGCGCGGACCTCGATACGGGCCTGATCGAACGCCATCGCGACACACTGTTCCCGGCCGCGGCGCCGGTGCCCGCCACGACACTGGCGCTGGCGGTCGCCGCGCAGCTCTCGCGCGAGACTGTCGTCGGCTTGCGCAAGTATCAGGACAGCATCGACCGTGATTCGCCATGGCAACTCGCCACCGGCTGGCGACTGAACGGCGACTACCGGCGCACGATGTCTTTCGATCACGGAGAGACGCGTCTGGACGTCGTACTGACGAGCGGCGCACAGGCCAGTACGCTGACCATCGACAATCAGACCTATCCCTACCGCTATACCCACGATGCCGGGGTGTACCGCGTGACGCTCGGCGAGCGCCGCATTCAGGGGCACGTCGACTTCGAACACGAGACGGCGCACGTGTTCGCCGACGGTCAGTCATGGACGCTGCGTTGGCACGATCCGCTCGCGCAGGCCGGTGCACAGGAAGGCGGCGAAGGTCGCCTGACCGCACCGATGCCCGGCAAGGTCATTGCCGTGCTCGCCGCCGCCGGTACGAAAGTCGAGAAAGGCGCGCCGCTACTCGTGATGGAAGCCATGAAGATGGAGCACACTATCAGCGCACCGGCAGACGGCGAAATCGAGGAAGTGTTGTACGCCGTGGGCGATCAGGTGCCGGAAGGCGCGCAGTTACTGGCCTTCAAACGGTAA
- the bioD gene encoding dethiobiotin synthase, with amino-acid sequence MADRHPTLTIDTPAERATPARHAFFVTGTDTEIGKTLVSSALLHAAARRGLVCAGLKSVAAGASEHNGRFVNEDVEQLYRASNLKLPHDWYCPYVLKDATAPHIAAAAEGVALDCSVIRAGYARVAARADLVIVEGVGGFRVPLGPQANAPDTADLARQLGLPVVLVVGLRLGCISHALLTAEAIASRGLALAGWVANHIDPDMRHVDANVDAIAARLDAPLLGRVPHLPHPDAATASGYLDIAPLVASTPHGATPSLAARAHSTP; translated from the coding sequence ATGGCTGACCGGCACCCCACGCTCACCATCGATACACCGGCCGAGCGGGCCACGCCCGCCCGTCACGCGTTCTTCGTCACCGGCACGGACACCGAAATCGGCAAGACGCTCGTCTCGTCGGCACTGCTTCACGCGGCCGCGCGCCGCGGGCTGGTATGCGCCGGATTGAAGTCGGTCGCGGCCGGTGCGTCGGAACACAATGGCCGCTTCGTCAACGAGGACGTCGAGCAACTGTACCGGGCGAGCAATCTGAAGCTGCCGCACGACTGGTATTGCCCGTACGTGCTCAAGGACGCCACGGCACCGCACATCGCGGCAGCCGCCGAAGGCGTCGCGCTCGATTGCAGCGTGATCCGGGCCGGCTATGCACGTGTGGCAGCGCGGGCCGATCTGGTGATCGTCGAAGGCGTCGGCGGCTTTCGCGTGCCGCTCGGGCCGCAGGCCAATGCGCCCGACACCGCCGATCTCGCGCGCCAGCTCGGGCTGCCGGTCGTCCTCGTCGTCGGTCTGCGGCTCGGCTGCATCAGCCACGCGCTACTGACGGCCGAAGCGATCGCCTCGCGCGGCCTGGCGCTCGCCGGCTGGGTGGCGAATCACATCGATCCGGACATGCGCCACGTGGACGCCAACGTCGACGCGATCGCCGCGCGACTGGACGCCCCGCTGCTCGGACGCGTGCCGCATCTGCCGCACCCCGACGCGGCCACAGCCTCCGGTTACCTCGACATCGCGCCGCTTGTCGCGAGCACGCCGCACGGCGCGACGCCATCGCTCGCCGCGCGTGCGCATTCGACGCCCTGA
- the bioF gene encoding 8-amino-7-oxononanoate synthase, giving the protein MTTPLLLQRLDAGLAELDRQHLRRRHRVVSTPCQPHVRADGRDVLAFASNDYLGLAAHPKVVEALIEGARRYGAGSGASHLISGHSQAHAALEDALAAFMSPHLVDARALYFCTGYMANLATISALAGKDAEIFSEALNHASLIDGARLSRAKTHVYPHGDVDALAALLDASTAETKLIVTDGVFSMDGDMAPLPQLLALAERHHAWLIVDDAHGFGVMGANGRGVFEHFDMRSPNLVIIGTLGKAAGVGGAFVAANRRVVEWLVNRARPYIFTTAAAPSQAHALLASLEIIAGDEGRERRATLQARIAQLRDSLTLRHWHHMVSPTGVQPIVLGENAAALHAQAGLAEAGLWVPAIRPPTVAPGTSRLRLTLSAAHTADDVARLARAINRLDHDWTENPHG; this is encoded by the coding sequence ATGACCACGCCCCTCCTGCTCCAGCGTCTCGATGCCGGTCTGGCGGAACTCGATCGCCAGCATCTGCGCCGGCGCCATCGGGTGGTGTCCACGCCCTGTCAGCCCCACGTGCGCGCCGACGGCCGCGACGTCCTCGCATTCGCCAGCAACGACTATCTCGGTCTGGCCGCGCATCCGAAGGTCGTCGAAGCCCTGATCGAAGGGGCACGGCGTTACGGCGCGGGCAGCGGCGCATCGCACCTCATCAGCGGTCATTCGCAGGCGCATGCGGCGCTCGAAGACGCGCTGGCCGCGTTCATGTCGCCGCATCTGGTCGACGCTCGTGCGTTGTATTTCTGCACGGGGTACATGGCCAATCTGGCGACGATCTCCGCGCTGGCCGGCAAGGACGCCGAGATCTTCTCCGAAGCGCTCAATCACGCCTCGCTGATCGACGGTGCGCGCCTGTCGCGTGCGAAGACGCACGTCTACCCGCATGGCGACGTCGATGCGCTCGCCGCGCTGCTCGATGCGAGCACGGCCGAGACGAAACTGATCGTCACCGACGGCGTGTTCTCGATGGACGGCGACATGGCGCCGCTGCCGCAATTGCTCGCGCTCGCCGAACGCCACCACGCCTGGCTGATCGTGGACGACGCCCATGGCTTCGGGGTCATGGGCGCGAACGGACGCGGCGTGTTCGAGCACTTCGACATGCGCTCGCCCAACCTCGTCATCATCGGCACGCTGGGCAAGGCCGCCGGGGTCGGCGGTGCATTCGTGGCGGCCAACCGCCGCGTCGTCGAATGGCTCGTCAACCGGGCACGCCCGTACATTTTCACCACGGCCGCCGCACCTTCGCAAGCGCACGCCCTGCTCGCGAGCCTGGAGATCATCGCCGGGGACGAAGGCCGTGAACGACGGGCCACGCTGCAAGCGCGCATCGCGCAACTGCGCGATTCGCTCACGCTGCGGCACTGGCATCACATGGTCTCGCCCACGGGGGTGCAGCCGATCGTCCTCGGCGAGAACGCCGCCGCCCTGCATGCGCAGGCGGGCCTGGCCGAAGCCGGGCTGTGGGTGCCGGCCATTCGGCCGCCGACGGTGGCGCCGGGCACGTCGCGCCTGCGGCTGACGTTGAGCGCCGCGCATACGGCCGACGACGTCGCACGCCTTGCGCGCGCCATCAATCGACTCGACCACGACTGGACGGAGAACCCGCATGGCTGA